DNA from Myxococcaceae bacterium JPH2:
GCTCAGTAGTGCGGTGGACGCTCGTTGGCGCGTGCGTCCACCAGCCCCGGCTCCGCCTCCAGCTTGCGCTTCAAGATATCGACTTCCGCCCGGAGGCTGTCGATGAGCCGCTGCTGGGCATAGAGAACGTCACTCAGCTCCTGCAGGGTCTCCTGCTGCTGGGTGTACCGAATCTCAAGCTCGACGATGCGGTTCTCGTCCATGGGAGCATCCCCATACACCCAAGCCACCCCTGTCGTCCTCTTCCTCCTTGCGCGCGTGGTGACACATGAAAGCCTTGCAACACATTCAACGTGCGCAGGAGCTGCGAGCGCGAGCGCGCCTGGACCTGGCGGAGTCCGCGCTCAGTGATGCCATTGATGCCGCCGTTGCCGAGGAGGACCTCATCCTGCTCACTCGCGCCCGGTTCCACTTGGGGGCGCTGCTCTTCGAGCAGGAGCGCGATGATGAGGCGCTTCCCTATCTCAAGGCGGTGGTCCGCACCGAGCGCGTGGACGGCGCCGTCGACTCCGAGGTGAAAGAGGCCGCGCGGATGCTTCGCCAGATGCGTGGCGTTGACCCGGACTGACCACGACTCCGGTTGCCGCCATGGAGATGCAGAGGCGGCAGCCGGTTTACGTCACGGCAGCGTGCAGCTCGCCCGAATGGTGTCCATTCGCTGGGGGAATCGCCGCTCCAGGTCCATGCGAGACGTGCGCGCTGCCTCGATCTGCCCGGTCTTCAACTGAATGGCGCAGAGCGTGGCCAGCGGCTCCTGGTTGGAGATGTCCAAGCGGTCCGCCTGGCGAAGCGCGTCTTCGGCCGCGATCTCGTTGCCCAGTCGGAACCAGGCCAGGCCCAACTCGAAGTGGCCCTCGGCGAGCCTGGGGTCGCTCTGCACGGCTTCTTGCAGCAGCTTCACGGCGTCACGATCACGCCCTTCCTTCGCTCGAACCATGCCTTGCTCCACCAGGAGCCGTGCGTGGGTGAGCTTGCCGTCCAATGCTCGGAACACGGCCATCGCCTCTTCGGGCTTGCCCGTGCGGCTCAGCAACCGACCGTAGCGGAGCGCGAGGAAGGTGTCGGTGGGGGCCTGGTCATGCGCTCGCTGGAGCGCCTCCACGGCACCCTGCACGTCGCCGTTCTGCTCTCGCAGGTCCGCACGCAGAAGCAGGGGGCGGGGATCCGTCGGCGCGGCCTTCTCGGCTCGCTCCAGTGACTGATTCACGCAGCGCTCCATCCGCTCGACATCGCAGACTCGCGCCATCAAGAGCAGCGTCTCCAGGTCGCCCGGATGACGGCGGTCCGCTTCCTCGACGAGTTCATGCGCCTCGGCCGGCGCTCCGCTCAGCAGCAGCTCCGCGGCCTCTCGCAGGTTGGCGGGCGTCGACTTCTCGTTGTTCTTGAGCGGGAGCAGGAACCTCACGCGGTGGGCGGGGTCCGGGGTCGCTCGGGCGATGGCCAGCTCCTGCTCGGGCATGTTCCGAGGCAGCAGGAGCGGGATGATGTGGATCAGCACGGCCACCCCGCTGAGCGCCAGTACTCCTGGCAGCCCTGGGTCTCTCCAGCTCCGCCGCTGCCCAGTTCCCGTCTCGCCACGCGTCATCG
Protein-coding regions in this window:
- a CDS encoding SlyX family protein; translated protein: MDENRIVELEIRYTQQQETLQELSDVLYAQQRLIDSLRAEVDILKRKLEAEPGLVDARANERPPHY
- a CDS encoding tetratricopeptide repeat protein, whose amino-acid sequence is MTRGETGTGQRRSWRDPGLPGVLALSGVAVLIHIIPLLLPRNMPEQELAIARATPDPAHRVRFLLPLKNNEKSTPANLREAAELLLSGAPAEAHELVEEADRRHPGDLETLLLMARVCDVERMERCVNQSLERAEKAAPTDPRPLLLRADLREQNGDVQGAVEALQRAHDQAPTDTFLALRYGRLLSRTGKPEEAMAVFRALDGKLTHARLLVEQGMVRAKEGRDRDAVKLLQEAVQSDPRLAEGHFELGLAWFRLGNEIAAEDALRQADRLDISNQEPLATLCAIQLKTGQIEAARTSRMDLERRFPQRMDTIRASCTLP